One segment of Candidatus Micrarchaeum acidiphilum ARMAN-2 DNA contains the following:
- a CDS encoding CTP synthase yields the protein MQAKYIVIFGSLLSGIGKGIVSASISKILDMYGYNVMPLKFDGYLNYDCGTMNPYRHGEVFVLDDKSEVDMDFGNYERFLNKDLDTNSSITGGKLFSEIIAKERRGDYLGRDVQMVPNLTDLILEKVKDAAAKKNAEIMIIEVGGTVGDIENSYFIEAMRQLALNESVVFVDVSFVPELESVGEQKTKPTQIAIKGLMQSGIQPHFIVCRSSKPLTIQAKSKIALFSNLPPERIIDDHDIDTIYEVPAELMKQNLDKMIIEQLRLPKRELRKEELDRWTSRVNSLGSAQKAVSIAIVGKYMNLHDSYASVKEALVHSAMEHGTKLSINWVESEKLEGKSPAEIEKLLSGNSGMIVPGGFGKRGTEGMIKAIEYARSKKMPYLGICYGMQLMAIEYARNVCGIKDASSSEFDPECKDPVISIMETQKSIDRKGGTMRLGAWEAVLKEGTAAYSAYGQKNISERHRHRYELNNNYREVLEKNGLIISGTTPDNELVELIEWPGSFGIGTQAHPELKSRPEHPAPLFLALLKSALDFGKAANP from the coding sequence CAAGTATATAGTCATATTCGGATCTCTTCTTAGCGGAATAGGCAAGGGCATAGTGTCCGCATCTATCTCAAAGATACTGGACATGTACGGCTATAACGTAATGCCGTTAAAGTTTGATGGCTACTTGAATTACGATTGCGGGACAATGAACCCCTACCGCCATGGCGAGGTATTCGTACTGGATGACAAAAGCGAGGTCGACATGGATTTCGGGAACTATGAGCGGTTCCTTAACAAGGATCTAGATACGAATTCGTCGATAACCGGCGGCAAGCTTTTCAGTGAAATAATTGCAAAGGAGCGGAGGGGCGACTATCTTGGAAGGGACGTGCAGATGGTGCCCAACCTTACCGATCTAATTCTTGAGAAGGTCAAAGACGCAGCTGCAAAGAAAAACGCTGAAATAATGATTATAGAGGTGGGCGGCACCGTAGGTGACATCGAAAACAGCTACTTCATAGAGGCCATGAGGCAGCTTGCCTTAAACGAATCAGTCGTATTCGTTGACGTATCGTTTGTCCCAGAGCTGGAAAGCGTAGGGGAGCAGAAGACAAAACCCACACAGATTGCAATAAAAGGCCTTATGCAGAGCGGCATACAGCCACATTTTATAGTATGCAGGTCTTCAAAACCCCTGACTATCCAGGCGAAGAGCAAAATAGCCCTGTTTTCGAACCTGCCGCCTGAAAGGATTATAGACGATCACGATATAGATACGATATACGAGGTTCCTGCCGAGCTGATGAAGCAGAACCTGGACAAGATGATAATAGAGCAGCTCAGGCTTCCAAAGCGCGAACTGAGAAAGGAAGAGTTGGACAGGTGGACTTCAAGGGTGAATTCGCTCGGCTCTGCGCAAAAAGCCGTAAGCATCGCAATAGTCGGAAAATACATGAATCTCCACGACTCCTATGCAAGCGTGAAGGAGGCCCTTGTGCATTCTGCAATGGAGCACGGCACAAAGCTAAGCATAAACTGGGTGGAAAGCGAAAAACTGGAGGGAAAAAGCCCTGCCGAAATAGAAAAGCTGCTTTCAGGAAATTCGGGGATGATAGTGCCCGGCGGCTTCGGTAAGCGAGGCACAGAAGGCATGATAAAGGCGATAGAATACGCCCGGAGCAAGAAAATGCCCTACTTGGGGATATGCTATGGCATGCAGCTTATGGCAATAGAGTACGCCAGGAACGTATGCGGAATAAAGGACGCATCCTCCTCGGAATTTGATCCCGAATGCAAGGACCCTGTAATATCCATAATGGAGACTCAGAAATCAATAGACAGAAAGGGCGGAACAATGCGCCTTGGGGCCTGGGAAGCAGTGCTCAAGGAAGGCACAGCCGCCTATTCTGCATATGGGCAGAAAAATATAAGCGAGAGGCACAGGCACAGGTACGAACTGAACAACAATTACCGCGAAGTGCTGGAAAAAAACGGTCTGATAATAAGCGGAACCACTCCGGACAACGAACTAGTAGAGTTGATAGAGTGGCCTGGTTCATTTGGGATAGGCACACAGGCCCACCCCGAGCTCAAGTCCAGGCCTGAGCATCCGGCGCCATTGTTCCTGGCACTATTGAAGAGCGCCCTGGACTTCGGCAAAGCAGCTAATCCCTAG
- a CDS encoding polysaccharide biosynthesis protein has protein sequence MAKNLNTMEDQEQTISEISVAAANTTTFILGSKVISFLFLGIAFIAIARLLGPSVYGIYVMATFAAGIFGSAGSFGIGTTLNKFGAEHKGNAQKLSELTSNGMFVLMVFGIVLSAVLFLLSEPIAFYTLHNGGLAYAFRGISVTVLISMMFGASYAILIGVGKGLQAAIAIVVESVFQSVIGISLAFMHFGAIAPIIGLISGLAAGLLLGLYYIFHDGGVRLIRPEFNKIKGILSFSTPIALSNIFNVIVNNLSLFVLGIFTTSFVIGNFGIATKVNSLFDIVLGSIGVSLLPAFTTVMKHNKIAERTGRFYSYSVYIAFLIMSPVIFLVAFLAKPFSYVAFSSAYSTAPGYILLMSVGVLIFIAGSYANSLLVSAGRVKEVLKNNLMVSAIEVVLLVLLVPAFKGMGLALLLFIIYPFLIDIFFIRSIRRIFKFSMHVRKVAMIMVADLITMVFIYPLILVFGGMYIPLIIVSAVVVIIVYPQMAALLGGINKRDIKLIGDTVEKVPVVGLLLGILLRYTDIMARD, from the coding sequence ATGGCAAAGAATTTGAATACTATGGAGGACCAGGAGCAGACGATATCCGAGATCAGCGTTGCAGCGGCAAATACCACCACATTCATACTGGGAAGCAAGGTCATATCATTCCTGTTCCTTGGCATAGCCTTCATTGCAATAGCTAGGCTTCTGGGGCCGTCTGTTTATGGCATATATGTTATGGCTACTTTCGCAGCGGGAATCTTCGGCTCTGCTGGAAGCTTTGGAATAGGTACCACGCTTAACAAGTTCGGAGCCGAGCACAAGGGCAACGCCCAAAAGCTCTCTGAGCTGACTTCCAACGGCATGTTCGTGCTTATGGTTTTTGGCATCGTGCTGTCTGCCGTTCTGTTCCTTTTGAGCGAGCCTATAGCCTTCTACACGCTGCACAACGGGGGCCTGGCGTACGCATTCCGTGGCATATCCGTAACGGTCCTGATTTCGATGATGTTTGGCGCATCTTACGCCATACTGATAGGTGTTGGCAAGGGCCTTCAAGCGGCCATAGCCATAGTCGTAGAATCGGTATTTCAGTCGGTAATAGGTATTTCGCTGGCGTTTATGCACTTTGGTGCTATTGCGCCGATTATCGGATTGATCAGCGGACTTGCAGCCGGGCTGTTGCTAGGGCTGTATTATATCTTCCATGACGGCGGCGTAAGACTGATAAGGCCAGAGTTTAATAAGATAAAGGGCATTCTTTCATTTTCCACCCCAATCGCGTTGTCCAACATATTCAATGTCATAGTAAACAACCTATCGCTTTTTGTGCTTGGAATCTTTACCACCTCGTTTGTGATAGGAAATTTCGGAATTGCAACAAAGGTTAATTCCCTATTTGATATCGTACTGGGGTCCATAGGCGTATCGCTTTTGCCTGCATTTACCACTGTGATGAAGCACAACAAGATAGCGGAGAGGACTGGAAGGTTTTACAGCTATTCGGTATATATCGCATTCCTGATAATGAGTCCTGTCATATTCCTGGTGGCTTTTCTTGCAAAGCCGTTTTCATATGTGGCGTTCAGCTCGGCTTACAGCACCGCACCGGGATACATATTGCTTATGAGCGTGGGCGTCCTCATATTCATAGCTGGCTCCTACGCCAACAGCCTTCTAGTTAGCGCAGGCAGGGTCAAGGAGGTATTGAAGAACAATCTCATGGTTTCTGCCATAGAGGTGGTTCTGCTTGTTCTTCTTGTACCCGCCTTTAAGGGCATGGGGCTGGCGCTGCTGCTGTTCATAATATATCCGTTTCTGATCGACATCTTTTTCATAAGAAGCATAAGACGCATTTTCAAGTTTAGCATGCATGTAAGGAAGGTTGCTATGATAATGGTTGCCGACCTGATAACTATGGTTTTTATCTACCCACTTATACTCGTCTTTGGAGGCATGTATATCCCGTTGATAATAGTTTCTGCCGTAGTAGTAATAATAGTGTATCCGCAGATGGCCGCGCTGCTTGGCGGCATTAACAAGAGGGATATAAAGCTCATAGGCGATACGGTAGAGAAGGTGCCAGTTGTGGGCTTGCTTCTTGGAATCCTTCTCCGTTACACGGATATTATGGCTAGGGATTAG
- a CDS encoding ERCC4 domain protein: MAENMQDKPTIIVDQRERSKELLSRLAQHASIEMRTLEIGDYLISGKVCVERKTVHDLESSIISGRIFDQSERLKAAYEKPLVIVEGDASEIRLNRKAVLGAVLSLYIRYGIPFMFSRGAEETADLLYMLARWEQTTELPQASPKRGRRARTNAQFQEYIIGNIPDIGPKIATALLLHFGSIKAISEATIEELCRVDKIGPKKAEKIFKIMNSKYSEGQKDQ, encoded by the coding sequence ATGGCAGAAAATATGCAGGACAAGCCCACCATAATCGTAGATCAAAGGGAGAGAAGCAAAGAACTCCTCTCACGCCTAGCCCAGCATGCAAGCATCGAAATGAGAACCCTGGAAATCGGGGATTACCTGATATCCGGAAAGGTGTGCGTGGAGCGCAAAACCGTCCACGACCTAGAGAGCTCAATAATAAGCGGAAGGATATTCGATCAGTCCGAAAGGCTTAAAGCTGCATATGAAAAGCCGCTTGTTATTGTAGAGGGCGATGCCTCCGAGATAAGGCTCAATAGGAAAGCTGTGCTCGGAGCCGTATTGTCGCTGTACATAAGATACGGGATACCGTTTATGTTTTCAAGGGGCGCAGAGGAAACCGCAGACCTGTTGTATATGCTGGCCAGATGGGAGCAAACAACGGAACTGCCACAGGCTTCGCCAAAAAGAGGCAGGCGGGCCCGCACCAACGCACAATTTCAGGAGTACATCATAGGAAACATTCCGGACATAGGCCCAAAAATCGCCACGGCGCTGCTGTTACATTTCGGCAGCATAAAAGCGATTTCCGAAGCAACCATCGAAGAACTTTGCCGCGTTGACAAAATAGGCCCCAAGAAGGCAGAAAAAATATTCAAGATAATGAACTCCAAGTACTCCGAAGGGCAAAAAGACCAATAG
- a CDS encoding ribosomal protein L30 yields MFNMAEESKLIVAVRIRGRVNVRGTINDTLDRLHLKRVSNCVIIKPSPSYNGMLKKCSNYIAYGEIDEPTMKKLFSKYLNIKDPKPEDMEITKIKEKLPFRLHPPRHGYKSTKLGFNQGGSLGYQGSEINKLIGRMI; encoded by the coding sequence ATGTTCAATATGGCAGAGGAAAGTAAGCTTATAGTTGCAGTCAGAATTCGTGGCAGGGTAAACGTTCGCGGCACAATCAACGATACTTTGGACAGGCTACACCTTAAAAGGGTAAGCAACTGCGTAATAATAAAGCCTTCGCCATCATATAACGGCATGCTTAAGAAATGCAGCAACTACATCGCGTATGGGGAAATAGATGAGCCTACAATGAAGAAGCTGTTTTCCAAATACCTAAATATAAAGGATCCAAAGCCGGAAGACATGGAAATAACAAAAATAAAGGAGAAGCTGCCTTTCAGGCTGCATCCGCCGAGGCATGGGTACAAAAGCACCAAGCTGGGCTTCAATCAAGGCGGTTCGCTTGGATACCAGGGCTCCGAGATAAATAAACTCATAGGAAGGATGATTTAA
- a CDS encoding ribosomal protein L15, with product MVVRKEKRNRKYFGTRRWGAGNIKNARGAGDRGGVGNAGVRKHKFTRMTAKHPELLRKKGFTIWRSKKLKYITLEQIGRISAAEGKTEFEFRNYKVLSNGSPASGIKIKATAFTKKAEEKIKASHGEAIRI from the coding sequence ATGGTAGTTAGAAAAGAAAAAAGGAACAGGAAATACTTCGGAACTAGGCGATGGGGCGCTGGCAACATAAAGAATGCCAGGGGCGCCGGAGATCGCGGAGGGGTAGGAAATGCGGGTGTCAGAAAGCACAAATTTACCAGAATGACAGCAAAGCATCCAGAGTTGCTTAGAAAAAAGGGGTTTACCATCTGGAGAAGTAAAAAGCTCAAATATATCACATTGGAACAGATCGGTAGGATATCGGCGGCCGAGGGCAAAACAGAGTTCGAATTTCGCAACTACAAGGTACTCAGCAACGGAAGCCCCGCTAGCGGAATAAAAATAAAGGCAACCGCATTTACCAAAAAAGCGGAAGAAAAGATTAAGGCGTCGCATGGAGAAGCCATAAGAATATGA
- a CDS encoding glycosyl transferase group 1 encodes MQDHLKIQFFTDTFLPSVDGVVSSMLNFKQELEKRGHEVFIIASGDSRTKAAVKKNDRTIILPSIKFKKYPQYNLAWMPLIASIKFGFSKFDITHLHTPFTVGMYGLLYAKLNKTPTVGSFHTLFTRSEVIKQYTTSNKVVQRFLIKSSWPYAKFFYGKCNGVIAPSTSIKNLLNRHSIGNSYVVPNSVDTKKFNPNVNGEKIRRKYLKSERERLVLYVGRISVEKNIEVMLKAAKILKKKQIYRFLIAGTGPMLDYYKNMAAKYGLADIVHFSGFVDERELPRYYAAADVFCMPSTFETQGIVSLEAMASGVPVVGADYLALREMIINGKNGEKFAPRNGDDCAHKIEKVINNLGYYKKMVDTAKMYSVEKSTDKLLEVYKALLDKNGN; translated from the coding sequence ATGCAGGACCACCTAAAAATACAATTTTTCACAGACACCTTCCTCCCATCCGTCGACGGTGTAGTAAGCTCTATGCTGAATTTCAAGCAGGAACTTGAGAAGCGCGGCCACGAGGTATTCATAATTGCAAGCGGCGACTCAAGAACCAAGGCGGCCGTTAAAAAGAACGACAGGACAATAATACTGCCGAGCATAAAGTTCAAGAAATACCCTCAATACAACCTCGCATGGATGCCTCTCATTGCTTCGATAAAGTTCGGCTTTTCGAAATTCGACATAACGCACCTACATACGCCCTTTACTGTGGGCATGTACGGACTCTTGTATGCCAAGCTCAACAAGACCCCGACCGTCGGGTCATTTCATACGTTATTTACCCGGAGCGAGGTAATAAAACAGTATACAACGTCCAACAAGGTGGTGCAAAGGTTTCTGATAAAATCATCATGGCCATACGCGAAGTTCTTTTATGGCAAGTGCAACGGAGTCATAGCGCCAAGCACATCGATAAAGAACCTTCTTAACAGGCACTCCATAGGCAATTCTTACGTGGTACCTAACAGCGTGGATACAAAGAAGTTCAATCCAAATGTCAACGGAGAGAAAATACGCCGGAAATACTTAAAATCAGAAAGGGAAAGGCTTGTGCTTTATGTTGGAAGGATAAGTGTAGAAAAGAACATAGAAGTAATGCTCAAAGCCGCCAAAATACTGAAGAAGAAACAAATATACAGGTTTCTCATCGCAGGAACCGGTCCGATGCTGGATTATTATAAGAATATGGCCGCAAAGTACGGCCTTGCCGACATCGTGCATTTTTCAGGCTTTGTTGACGAAAGGGAACTTCCCCGTTACTATGCAGCCGCAGACGTATTCTGCATGCCCTCAACTTTTGAGACCCAGGGCATAGTGTCACTGGAGGCAATGGCATCCGGGGTGCCAGTTGTTGGGGCTGATTACCTGGCCCTGAGGGAGATGATAATAAACGGCAAAAACGGGGAAAAATTCGCTCCAAGAAATGGAGATGACTGTGCACATAAAATAGAAAAGGTTATAAATAACCTCGGTTACTATAAGAAAATGGTAGACACTGCAAAAATGTATTCTGTTGAGAAGTCAACCGACAAATTACTTGAAGTCTACAAGGCGCTTTTAGACAAAAATGGAAATTAA
- a CDS encoding beta-lactamase domain protein, whose amino-acid sequence MVESGSTRILLDAGVKLGSEDQFPKITDEELGNIDAVFISHAHLDHCGYVPHIYSAEYRGEVYATKPTLELMQVLISDYMRISEPSNVSKKGLSEMLKHQRAVEYKREISIKDLKITFIPAGHILGSALIRVTDGKNTLIYTGDINLAKTKLLNGADLKNLSGDVLITESTYGGKTDIFESEVSILKSLVYGIKDTIKNGGKVVIPSFAVGRAQEVLLSIDDYINSGAIPKVPIYVDGMINKALRIHRHNVIYCRKELQSRILMSDFDPFKSPNFVPVEKKGTRNAIVTSDESSIIVTTSGMITGGPITFYLQKMAGNSLNKLILVGYQAEGTIGRMLQDGEKSIEIDGKRIKIEMSIEMHHLSAHADRKQLEQIPQRIAGIKKIFIVHGEYSKALSLKEELSKRFETEIPELGHEYLV is encoded by the coding sequence ATGGTGGAGAGCGGCTCTACAAGAATACTGCTTGATGCGGGAGTAAAGCTGGGCAGCGAAGATCAGTTTCCAAAAATAACCGATGAAGAGCTCGGGAATATCGATGCGGTATTCATATCGCACGCGCATCTGGACCACTGCGGATATGTACCCCACATATACAGTGCAGAATACCGCGGAGAGGTGTATGCCACCAAGCCCACCCTAGAGCTAATGCAGGTCCTCATAAGCGACTACATGCGCATTTCAGAGCCCTCAAACGTATCCAAGAAAGGGCTTTCAGAGATGCTGAAGCACCAGAGGGCGGTAGAGTACAAAAGAGAGATATCAATAAAGGACCTTAAGATAACTTTCATACCTGCCGGACACATCCTAGGCAGCGCGCTCATACGCGTAACTGATGGGAAAAACACGCTGATATACACCGGAGACATAAACCTGGCAAAAACCAAACTGCTCAATGGGGCGGATCTCAAAAACCTCAGCGGAGACGTACTAATCACAGAGAGCACATATGGAGGCAAAACTGACATATTCGAAAGTGAGGTGAGCATACTTAAAAGCCTTGTCTATGGGATAAAAGACACGATAAAAAACGGGGGCAAGGTTGTCATACCGAGTTTTGCGGTAGGCAGGGCGCAAGAAGTCCTTCTGTCAATCGACGACTATATAAATTCCGGGGCGATACCCAAAGTGCCCATATACGTGGACGGGATGATAAACAAGGCCTTAAGGATACACAGGCACAACGTAATATATTGCAGAAAGGAGCTGCAAAGCAGGATACTGATGAGCGACTTCGACCCGTTCAAAAGCCCCAACTTTGTCCCTGTTGAGAAAAAAGGCACAAGGAATGCCATAGTTACAAGCGACGAGAGTTCGATAATCGTAACCACGAGTGGCATGATAACCGGCGGGCCGATAACCTTTTACCTACAGAAGATGGCAGGGAATTCACTAAACAAACTTATTCTGGTAGGGTACCAGGCCGAAGGAACCATCGGAAGGATGCTACAGGATGGGGAGAAGTCAATCGAAATAGACGGCAAGAGGATAAAAATAGAGATGAGCATAGAAATGCACCATCTTTCCGCGCATGCTGACAGGAAGCAGCTTGAGCAGATACCGCAGAGGATAGCCGGAATTAAAAAGATATTCATAGTGCACGGGGAATACTCAAAGGCTCTATCCCTGAAAGAAGAGCTTTCTAAGCGCTTCGAGACCGAAATCCCGGAGCTGGGCCATGAATACCTTGTATAA
- a CDS encoding ribosomal RNA methyltransferase RrmJ/FtsJ, with amino-acid sequence MVALAQYLAICDKRFFKSAIAELRKSELVDTGSIKRIYDREVFLVNSKDNQKTNPDLALEDFEFFDFVVKIDKAIVFSKNYAEIAKSVSEAVDKGKKFKIYVKKYESESAERAKDIEVAIGTEMERMGFLADLKKPEIAIFLVFLGDKIFIGKSAVGELERPKIIDWFRPSNVDDKDIGLNRASFKIAEAFNYFKVNPSKIKVAIDIGAAPGGWSYYLASKDIKVIAIDNALMDYETLCEKFKVIVISKISRGSAESIQNTIIGNGLKDVHRKNLSVSNIEIHQAQTMADLLKSYDIVQIKAPAEEAEKYMAYLKALHPGLLAIDINVKPKYGIETAKKFSQALDPEGIIITTLKFATMDTAGTISYAKNSMEDVANAIKIKKLPHNRKELTLFAYKK; translated from the coding sequence GTGGTTGCCCTGGCGCAATATCTAGCAATATGCGACAAACGATTTTTCAAGTCAGCCATAGCCGAACTACGCAAATCAGAGCTGGTCGACACGGGCAGCATAAAGCGCATTTATGATCGCGAAGTTTTCCTAGTAAATTCGAAAGACAACCAAAAGACAAACCCAGATCTGGCTCTCGAAGATTTCGAATTTTTTGATTTTGTGGTCAAAATAGACAAGGCAATCGTATTTAGCAAGAACTACGCAGAGATAGCCAAATCCGTATCCGAGGCAGTGGATAAAGGCAAAAAGTTCAAAATTTACGTAAAAAAATACGAATCCGAGTCTGCAGAAAGGGCCAAGGACATAGAAGTGGCAATCGGCACCGAAATGGAGCGGATGGGATTCCTTGCAGATTTAAAAAAACCCGAAATAGCAATATTCCTTGTTTTTTTAGGGGATAAGATATTTATCGGAAAAAGCGCAGTGGGAGAACTCGAAAGACCAAAGATAATAGACTGGTTCAGGCCCTCAAACGTGGATGACAAAGACATAGGCCTGAACCGCGCGTCTTTCAAAATCGCGGAGGCATTCAACTATTTCAAGGTGAATCCAAGCAAAATAAAGGTGGCGATAGACATAGGCGCAGCTCCAGGCGGTTGGAGCTACTACTTGGCTTCAAAAGACATAAAAGTAATCGCCATAGACAACGCCCTGATGGACTATGAAACGCTTTGTGAAAAGTTCAAGGTTATTGTCATAAGCAAGATAAGCCGAGGGAGCGCAGAGTCTATCCAGAACACCATTATCGGAAACGGTCTAAAAGATGTTCACCGCAAAAATCTATCCGTATCAAATATCGAAATCCATCAGGCCCAGACAATGGCAGATTTATTGAAATCGTATGACATTGTCCAGATAAAGGCCCCGGCTGAAGAAGCGGAAAAATACATGGCATACTTGAAAGCTTTGCACCCCGGATTGCTAGCAATAGATATAAATGTAAAGCCCAAGTACGGTATCGAAACGGCAAAAAAATTTTCCCAAGCGCTTGATCCAGAAGGTATAATTATAACCACGCTGAAATTTGCCACGATGGACACTGCGGGAACGATTTCATATGCGAAAAATAGCATGGAAGACGTAGCCAACGCAATAAAAATAAAGAAGCTCCCTCACAATAGGAAGGAATTAACTTTATTTGCTTATAAAAAATAA
- a CDS encoding ubiquitin-associated- domain-containing protein, which yields MMPNIDPRTLKSMMAKMGMKSTDINANSVTIECPDKLILISNPQVMKVETQGIVTFQISGEVSESDKTAQPAEINEDDIKLVMEKSGIDDADKARKALEKSNGDIAQAILELTGSGQ from the coding sequence ATGATGCCCAACATAGATCCAAGAACACTCAAGAGTATGATGGCAAAAATGGGGATGAAGTCTACCGACATAAATGCCAATTCTGTGACCATAGAATGCCCGGACAAATTAATATTAATAAGCAACCCGCAGGTAATGAAGGTCGAGACACAAGGGATTGTAACATTTCAGATCTCCGGAGAGGTATCTGAAAGCGATAAGACTGCCCAGCCAGCTGAAATAAACGAGGATGACATCAAATTGGTAATGGAAAAGTCCGGCATAGACGATGCCGACAAAGCGAGGAAGGCGCTGGAGAAAAGCAACGGGGATATCGCCCAGGCGATACTTGAACTTACCGGTAGCGGCCAATAG